The DNA window TATCTATTTCGATATTTAATGCTCACCTATGATGGCAGTCCCAGCGCCCAATACTTGTTAAAACGAGTTAAAGATTATGCCCAAAACCGGCCGGCTAACTCCCTAGAAAAAGTACTGCTTGTTTGGGTTGTTGAAGAAGGCAGTCGCCGAGAATATAAAGATGTCAATTATGAATTAGAAAAAGCGAACACTGAACTCCAGAAAGTGAAGGAAGACTTATCAAATCTCGATTTAGAGGTCGAAATTGAAGTGCGTCAAGGGGAAATCATTCCCCAGATTTTTGAGTCTGCCTTGATGCATGATATTAGTGCGATCGCGGTTTCATCGAGTCGCAAAAACAAGATTCTAGAATGGTCTTCACCGAGTATCAGTAACAAAATCTTGCGGCGCAGTTGGCATCCAATTCTTTACTTCTCTCCTAGTCACTAGACTTCAAAACCACAATTTAGCCCTCCTAACTTAACGAGTTCCTTGCTATATTACTAAAAAGAAGAATCCGGGACTCCAGCTTCCAATTTCATCAGAATTTGGGGTTGGAGTTTTTCAAATTCTTTTTGCAGAAGTTCTTTACTACGAGTGGGTTGACCTCCCGCAATAGAATCACTGCCTGTAGCCCAATCTTGTAGCCTTTTCCGTTGCGAAAGGTTAACATTAATGCTGATGACATCTGCACAACGGCCAGGTTCCTCTAAGGGAAAAAACAATAAGCAGTAACGTCCCGTATGTGCTAATAGATTAGCTAAACGCTTACCCTTCTTGCTTTTGAGATCCATATAATACCTCAACCATATTGGCCCCTGTTTAGGATCGTACAAAACAGTAAGCCACAAAATCATCGGATGGGGAGAAACAGAATACAAAAAGTTCTTATAGGTTTTATTATACAATCGGCTAATTTGTCGTTGTTCAATTTCCTGTTTCTTAAGCATTGCCCACAATGTCACCACAGATTCCTTGGTCTGGGTTTGCAAGACTTGCGGAAAGACAATTTGAGCTAGGGGCTTGCCTTTGGGCCAAGTTTGTTCCCAACAGACCATATCAATGGCAGGTGTTGCCTCAATCACTTGTAGTTTTCCAGGGGCTTTTGTTGGGCTTGATCCTGGAGAAACTTCGGTTGGAGGGGTTGTTTTTACAGAGGGGGGAGCATTAATGGAAGCCGAGGAAGATTTTTTTTGAGCGGGTTCAGAAGCAGGCGAGGCTTTCCTGCCGTTTTCCGCAGGATTTGGGGAGGCATGGAGATTTTTCTCTAACTGCTCTAGGGTTTTAACAATATCTCCTGCACTTTGGGGCCGTTCTTTAGGCTTTTTGGCTAAACATCGGAAGATTAAGTGTTTTATCTCTGAAGGGAGTTTGAGGTAAGGAGCAACAGATTCAAAGGAGCGAGGGGTTTGAAAGTGATGTGTTTTATACCAAGCCCCAAAGGTATGAGTTTCCGCTGTCAAGGGCATATGACTGGTGAGCATTTGGAACA is part of the Roseofilum reptotaenium CS-1145 genome and encodes:
- a CDS encoding serine/threonine protein kinase; this translates as MSDPNIGRILFNRYELVELLGKGAMGKVYLAKDARVGGVLVAVKFLSQALLNKKMRDRFEREATTCALLGQHSLHIVRVMDYGVTDEIPFYVMEYLQGDSLSDVIREDNINLERFLSLTRQIALGLQCAHEGIQKDGKTVPIVHRDIKPSNILVTQDSSFGELVKVLDFGIAKLLQEETAGQTNCFMGTLAYSSPEQMEGKELTSSSDLYSLGVMMFQMLTSHMPLTAETHTFGAWYKTHHFQTPRSFESVAPYLKLPSEIKHLIFRCLAKKPKERPQSAGDIVKTLEQLEKNLHASPNPAENGRKASPASEPAQKKSSSASINAPPSVKTTPPTEVSPGSSPTKAPGKLQVIEATPAIDMVCWEQTWPKGKPLAQIVFPQVLQTQTKESVVTLWAMLKKQEIEQRQISRLYNKTYKNFLYSVSPHPMILWLTVLYDPKQGPIWLRYYMDLKSKKGKRLANLLAHTGRYCLLFFPLEEPGRCADVISINVNLSQRKRLQDWATGSDSIAGGQPTRSKELLQKEFEKLQPQILMKLEAGVPDSSF